DNA from Plutella xylostella chromosome 19, ilPluXylo3.1, whole genome shotgun sequence:
TTCAGAAATAgatgtgagatgtccccacatatttatttatttatatttaattactttttttcTACAAGTGTTGTGGTACGAAAAAAAACCttattcttgtgtacaaataaagaatattctatctatctatctatctatctttacaatataaactttgttggtcacgtgacttttttactatggagtgaaaatattttttttgctaatttcaaaaactcgtagaacaaaagtacTTCAGAATGACCACCTGAGTCTCccgctttcggcttagtataaggTATAGTATATAATAATCCCTTTTTGCAACGCCCAGTATAGGTTACCTCGTTCTTGGTGCTGGTCTGTATCAGCAGCAGCGCGGCGCAGCGGCTGGCGGCGCGCTGCAGGCCGGcgacttttgttctacgagttttgaaaatacaCGGAAAAAAACtcggtcacgtgacttttttactacagagagaaaaacttttttttagcgAATTTCAGAAACTTGTAGAACAAACGTCGTTCAGAATGACTAGGTACCTGAGTCATCCCATTTTCgcttagtatacctaccctttttgcaacacccagtAGACACATTGGTACAAGACGGTTCACTTGACCGAATGAGTCATGCGTGCTTGATGCGCGGTTCACCAAATGAGTCGTGTGGGTGAAtgtgcaacaccctgtataagttaCCTCGTTCTTGGTGGCTGTCTGTATCTGCAGCAGCGCGCTGCAGCGGCTGGCGGCGCGCTGCAGGCCGGCGCGCAGcgtggccgccgccgcgcccgccgcctccgccgccgcctggcTGCCGCGCATGCTCGCTGACAGTTGTTGCTGGGGGGGTAATGGTGTTGGGGTTAGATTTtgaatagaaagaaagaaagaaaaaccaTTTATTTAGAGCAACACGATTCCATGTTACTATATCAAAATACACCAGCTATTTTGATATAGTAACAAGGAATCGATCATCATCATAGATGAAGGCAATGGCTAGTGAAAGCAGGTTGCAATGGTGGGTAGGTACTGGAAGCGCATAAGAGACGAAGAAAAATCTATTTATAGCCAAAGATCTTCAACCAGTGCTTCCTGCCTTCAAGACGCTCAACTCCCTACAAAGGGTCAATATCTCGAAGGCGCGTCATTAGTTAGTGTGTGCTGTTAATTTAGTAACTGGTTTCGCGGTAATCGAACGATTGTTGACAGACGAATAGCATACGAAATGACGAGATACCTAAATTTCATCCGTCAATTTCGGTACCTTGCACAATACACATTGAATTCAAAACCCATAACGAAACTCACGTTCTCAGTATGCGCCTGCTCCAGCTGCTTCTCGAGACGCGTGATCTCGTGCAGATGCACCTCGGAGAACAGGTCCGCGTGGTGGTCCATGGCCAGCTCCGCCGAGCCGCCCGCCGAGCCCTCCTCGTCGCCGCCCTCCTCGCCCATACCTAAGGGGTATAGGGGTGGTTATTGTGTGTTGTGATGAGTGCATCAGATGAGCTAGCactttaagacgtgacaaaagttttgcatcgcactcactcacatcgcacagcctcaagagcgagcgcgacggaccATGCTCGCCCTTCAGGGTTATTTTGGTGTGGACGCTTGGTCTGTTTACGCCCATAGCTGGCAACTTGTTAATGTGTATGTTACGATGAGTGGAGGGTCGCTAATGGTCAATTTCGTTAACACGAGAAATATGATGGTATGGTCGTATGAGTCCGGTTGATGCCTGGATGGAATACTTCTTGGACAACTGCCGACTATTGCCTATTGAACAAGTAAAGGGATTTTATTCGTAGAGAAAGCAAAATTATGTTAGTAAAATATCATTCTGTTTCATGTAAGTGCTAAGTTCATAAGGTCactaaattgtttttttattaaacaataGAGCAAGTACTAATTCAATTCAATATGAGAATGCGGGTGGCCAATCACACCCACACTATCACCGGAAGCATTTAATTCACCCCCCACTTACCTCGTATACTGTAGGCCAAGTTGGTGATATTATACGCGGCCTCTCTGCTGAGGTGTGCATCGAGCTCTTTCTTGGCTGCGAATTTAGCTTCTCTCTCCGCTTGCAGCGCTTCGAGCGCTTCAGCCAGCTGTCGTTCAGCGATTCGGCGCAGCGCTGCGGTTTCATCCGCGGCGGCTCGGGCATTCTCCGCCTCTTCACGGTATTGACGGACTTCATGCTTCAAACCCTCGAACTCGACCTGTAAAACGAACAAATCCATTTTGAATTCAGAACGTTGGCAGAAAAAGAAGTAAAACTGTTTGCGGAGCAAGCAGGCCGGCGGTTAATTTGATTTATTGTGTCCACGCTTTGGCAACAGTTGCGTGCGATCTGGTGATTAAGATAGCTAAGTTATTAGATAATTACTGGGATATTTGGACAGAtgcacaaataaataatgaagaaGCGTATACAGTTGAGATTTTTATCAGTCCGacgtcataaataaaatcatgccCGCGTGTTTGAGCTTGTGACTCACTGAGACTATCTGCAAATTCAATAAACGCCAAatcagatttttattttattatatttatattaatatttacgtaCTAGTCTCTACTTATTCGTCCATAACTTGCGCCTTGATATAGGACAGTACATATGAAATACTAACCTAAAAAGACCTCCACGCTTCACTAGTAATCGCTGCTTCTCCACTGTCCCTAGATACCGCTAAACACCATAGACACTAACCTGCGAAGACCTCAGCGCCGACACTTGTTTCTGCAGCGATATATTCTCATCCTCCAGATCAGCAATATCCACCAGCAGCCGCTGCTCCCGCTGCCGGGCCTCCCTCAGCTCTCCTCGTAGTGCTGCTCTCTCGCTCTCTCTCGTGGCCTTGTCGGCTCCCAGTTCTGAGCTCTCGTTGAGCAGGCGGTCTCGCTCGCTCACCACGCGCTCCAGCTCGTGACGTAGCTGAAAGGGAGGATGGGTGTTAGAGAGTGGACATGGAGGGGTTGTTGTTTGAACACAAGGGTGACTTTGTGTCAGTGAGGGGAGATAAACCTATACCATATCCATTTTAAGATATCGACGAGAGATTCTTAATCAATATTAGTACAATGTTTTCATTCaaatatgattaataaacCCTGTCCTACCTactagtgttttttttattgattcccTTTCATTTATCTTGCTCGTTAAAATTATATCCAAACTACTCTGAAatgttcattcattcattaggCAGAAATAAGACCACATTGGAGTTATTCTAGACTTCCctcaaaataaacttattttggTAAAGATTTTCCAGTGCAAAAGTAGGTACAACTAACGTCACGTCTTCTCACCGCGTCTGATAAACTTAACGTGCACCGAATGCAGCGTCACGCACCGGCTCACGGCTATGCAAATATGATAAACCCACGAGGGTTACTccatactgacgaaaaattGACGAATATAACGTGAACgtgatagagtcgtggctcactGCAGCACtacgaaacttagttttttgtcataaagAATGACCCCCAGCCACCAGCCGCTCTGCACTCTGATTATgtcactataattattatacatactatttacatacatttggGTATATAAAATCACGGTAGAAGACTTCGAGGATATAGTTAAGGAACTGTGACAGTCAAACTTATATAAATGAATTGATGAAATAATTTATGGCTGTGACATCACTAAATTAGGATTTGTGCCTTTAGAATCGACATCTAAAAAGTTAACGTACAATGTGAAAACGCCTAACTAATTATCGGAAAAGACCAATTTTACTGCACGTGTCATATATACGGTGTCTTCCACGAGTAGACCgtttaatcatattattatatcactaTCATCTGCACTATAATTAGATTAGCGAGGCTGTGAAAAGAGCTGAAggttaattaaacatttatttaactttctAGGTGCTAATGTTATGCAGTCTAAGagcatgtatgtatataaatgATTTCTCCGGTGACTTGATCGTCTCTCCATAACTGAGAGAAGCGTGCATAGTTACGAAATCTCACAATTTAGTCCCCTAGTGGCTATATGTATAGTTACCCTGTAGAGGTTAGACTATCTAGGTAGTAAtatagtaatatatttattgcaactatgtaagttttacattggtcttaatattatgtacacatGGTCCTTAACATAGTGCCCTGTATCCTATTTTATGTTCACTGTTCCGCATCATTTGATAATACTCGTAAACAAACTAAGCTATTGTTAATCTTTTGTAAAGAGTATTTTAAAAAGATCCGCTTACTAGTGCCTAATCTCATTAGTAAGTATTAATCTACAGGAGGTACCTACTGGGTCCGGTTGGCGGGGCATTATTAACTACTCAGTGTTGTGGAAAGTTCAAACTAACAAGTTTCAAAGCTTCGTAATggaaatgttatttatttaacgaaaTGTCTTTAGTTGTACAGTCATACTACGAGCAAACGAGTCATTATTATGAGATGGTTATACCCTAGTTTGTGATAATTCCATTGGGAGCGCGGGTtggataaataaattactgagAAAGACACCTGACACTTTAGAATGAAAACTGTAAAGCAATTTTcctttcaaatatattttataactaccCTCATAGACTActgatataaaattaattatatttgagCTTACAAACACCAACCgctatcggttcttcggcatatAAATGGTCGGCCCACCGCGCACCGTCAGCTTGCAGGTCTAAGAAGATCGCTTATTCAGATAAACTAACTTCAAGCAAAATACCTACAGAAAACCCTTTAATGTCTTATCTTCAAACAATTCGATCTTTCTCAGTGCATACCCAACTCACTAATCTGGCGTGGTGTGCTTGCACAATGACTCACAGTCCAGATAATTGAGCGAGATGTCTGCACATGCGGTAAAAGATATGACCTAGCATGTACGGACGGAAGTCTTGGTCATTACCTCGCATGTTTACGTAGCCAGTTGCCAAAAAATATTCAAGCTTTTTGGAAGAAAAATATCAGTAAAGGGTTTATGGAATTTGTTATTCTGTAAAAACCATTTCAGAAAGCAATTGTTTCAATTAATCAACACATAATTTTGACCAATGGCTATgtaaatatatcaaacgacaaaaacgcatggtccacctcagctaaggctattgaaaaaatgaaatggatataggtacttaagtaaaattgtactaactagatataagtaaaaattgtaatagatataagcaaaaatttgaaaagatgctcgagaagtttcttttgccatttctttcctcctcaatgacggggcctttgtgaaatggtggtagatgactatcgacaaataattgtaaaattttacgtcaattaaaccatttgactttgactttaacTTTATCTTAATTTGCAGTCCTCCCACACCCATGTCTATTCCATAAAGGTGTATTTTGGTAAATGGGAGGCATGACAGTCATGAGGTAACCGATTGTAACCAGATTATTGCATGTGTAAATCTATACATCATATCATCATTTCGGAGGTAACCTCGGCGAAAAACGGCGTTTTATGGAAACACTATACGAAGACCAAACTAGCGTAGCCGAAAGTAAACCTGTAAATGGTAGTTGGATATGTTTGTGTCGCTGGCAGCCTGCCAGACCCCGCGATAGTGTCAACACTGGCCCATTATCAATGTAAACACGCCTGGCCTGCCCAGTCTGCACTGTGCAGTACACACTATGTACAGTTTTACACAACATACACACATTACCTCCCCGTTCGCGTCGGTCATCGTACACTATCACTGTAGCATTCCACTAGCACCCGAATCGAATAATTCACACGATCACACGCCGAAAAACACAATTACTTTCAGTACTTCTAACAAAAATGTAAGAGATTTTGTAAGCGCGTGAATATATGAATCAAGGCCGcgcaaataaaaatgtatttctgGATCGGTGTTGTGGGTTCCCGGCGCGGTCAGCTCTCGACATTATGTCATAGTCGGATTAGGACCACAATCGATCGCACAACTAgtctttataatttgttatAAATCAGGATTGCTCAATGGACTCTGTTGGTTCAGTTTTCGGTGAATACTGAAGGGAAGTGCGGGACgacggcgcgggcgcagcggCCGCGGTGAATCACTCAATTGCTCCATTTCATTAAGGAGCGTAGGCATTTGTTAGTTGTCTGGGGAAGCCGACCGACGGTTCAAGCTATAAAACTGTGCTTCATGAATGGGAATTGGGACAAATTTGAGTGTGTCGTTGTGTGCTGTGACTGTAGATACATTGAAAAATTTGtagtgttttattttcaagcattacttatttaaacttGGTTTGTGTTCCGCTAAAACTAGTGATAACATTGGAAATGTGCTGATTTACGAATATCTGAATAGTTATGCAtattatgaaagtaaataaaaacatagttaTAAAACAAATAGAAACGTTATTTAACTCGAAAGTGTAATTTGGCGCCCGACGCGGCGATTATGACCCTAATTAATTGTGCTTGAAAGTGTAAAAATTAGAAGGCTTCTTCGCAGGTGTCGGGTTTAACCCCTTTTAGGTGTCGGCTTTTTCGGCAGACATAAATTAATGTTGAATTTTGTCTTTGCACTTTGTCTTTTGAAGTTTTCGCACACCCCAGGCTCAGCAGGGTCCCtattatcatttataaattgaaataCATATGACTGATGGATAATCATACATGTATGAAATTGTAAAGAGTTTATTGGTTTGTACTTGTATAAGTGTTAGACAGTGGAATAGTCATGGTACTTATATGAagcatgataataataatgacccacacatacctattaaaatacttactctgaatttaatttaactaatgATAATTGGGTATTAATGTAAGTGGCAACAGTTGTTAGAAACCACTTCCATAGATTGAATGCCTACAATGCCTAGAATGATGTCATccaaataaaaatcaataatcACCCAACTGTCCAACTGCCAGAAACACtttgtataggtataggtagtgTCTTGGCATGGGTACATTTAGGTATAAGTTTAATTCCTCCTCTACATTTATAGGCAATATTTTGTGTTAATTTTTATTAGCAAAAATTTACTGGTGGACAAAATCTGTAATATTCTTAATAATTGATAAATTTAAGATTAAATTCATttgtcttatttatttattggtttagtgtgaaattaaaaaagtctttttacccaaaataaatttaaacctgaaattaaacaaaattttgaaattttgaaacaaatatttaagtgGGCCAGGGTGCTCATAGAAtataattcttaataatttaaaaagtgcCACTAACCTGTTTGGTCTCTCCCTCAAGTTCTATGATCTGTAGTGTGAGCGAGCTTTCCATAGCAGCACTCTCGTTGAGGAGAGCATTTTCTTGGTCTATACCGCTCTGTGTCGTCACTTTCTGGTTTGAGTCTAGTTTCATAAGGGCCTggtggaaaaaaatatgtattaacaTTTGATGTCTCATCGCAATATTGTATGAGGCACAATCTATAGATTGTTGACTGTGTCTAATTTCAGTTGAGATACTGTTCTCTAGGTATTACTAAGTGGGTAaggtaaaatttaaatcagGGAAATAATTATACCAAACTCATTAGAAATAgtagaatataaaataagaatttgaaagaaaataagCTAATAAGAACATCCATCTGCTACAATGAAGCAGGATATACACAACAAGGAtgtgttattatttaaacattcAGAAGGAAACGCAGCCAACTAGTGCTAAATGATAATTAGACACTCAAAGCTGGCGTCTTAGCACGATTAAGAGGCAATTAATGCATGAAAAGTGAAAATAATACGACAGAATGTAGGCCACTAACCTCTTGTGTGATCTCGAGATCGTGTCTCGTATTCTCGTAGAGCGCCTCGAGCTCCTCGCAGCGGCGCTGCAGCTCGCCCTTCTCCTGCAGCAGCACCAGCCCCAGCTGCGCCGACTGCACCTTCTCGCTGCTGGCTTGGTCGAGCTCTCGGCTGAGCCTCTCGATCTCCACCTTTAGCTCCGCCACCGCGAGCTCGGTCTGAGCCGTGGCCGCCATCGTGCGACAGTTAAACGGCCTCCTCTTTTGTCCTCATaaacaaagtaaataatatttgaaaaacaaCTATAAAAACGTGTAAAATCAACTAAAATTATTTCTACATTCTCCCAAAAAGTAAAACGTCTTGACAGTTCAATGCACTACTGACATGTCTGGCTCTTGCCAACCTAATGGAGGAATGACAGGAGGAAATAATGTGTCATACGTCATCACagagtaaattttaatgtagtCTATGGTTTATTTCAAGCTCGATTTACATGAAATTCATTGATTACAGCAAAGTAtcaaactcagaataataacagcctCGCTAGtataccattattattctgaattACGTCATAACCGTGCATGTGACCGTTTTACCCTGAAGCTGCGTACGGACAATGCGTACATTGGTACGGGTAGTCGGTAACGCGTGTCCTGGAACGCCATGTCCGTACTAGAAGAGTGTGAGTTCTCCCTCTGAGTGTACACGTAGCTTCTAGTACGGACATGGCGATCCAGGACACGCGTAACCAGCTTGCAGCGTACACAGCTTGAGAGCTGCTCTTATACGGGGGTGATATGATGCTATTATTCGTGTGGCCCTTAGAACGTTTGATGAGGCGTTTACTCACGAGTCCACTCACGCGTAAAACGCGGTGTCTGACACTGCTCTATCAGTGCTACACCGAAAGTGTATACGATGTACCCGAGCTAGCTATGCAAGTCTACGACCAACGGCATACCGTTGTTGTTGCAGTcatatggcaccccagaggtgcagagggtctccagCGGAAGTGGCGACCGTTAGTGGAGTCTCTTCATTAACGTCCGCCACTTAGCATATCTTCGACTGTACTTTTTATCTAGTCAAGTCCAGCGACTCGTAGGTCGCTTTCAACGCTTCGGCGCCACGTTAGGAGCGGCAGCGGCACCTAGTGCGTGCGTATTATTTACTCTATGCCTTAGGGAAGGtagttgaaataaatacactcaAATTCGTTAGTACGAGAAGTTTATTTCTTGAAGGTATCAAAAGCACAAGTTcttgaatataaaaaataacttaggtacatattttgttataaatgaaATTGACTGAGTGATTAATTCGAAATAAAATTGTCCAacctatttaattttcagTATGTATAGTTTAAGATTATGTAGGAACAGATTAGTCAATTACACGGATAgattagtaagtaagtacaatatGAAAATTTGCATTAAATTATACTcgatcaatatttttttgtactgAACTAGAATTTAACTATATCtcaactaatataaaatatcatcaaCGGCAACGTGTTGAAAATTGcaggtttttttattatcctTTCACAAGTGCAAAGATATAAAAACtgctattttataatttatcaatACCTACTATTAATTATACTGCTAAAACGAACctaacttttatatttagataAATTGTTAGTTAGGTAGGTTTTTGTCAAAACTGTTATAACGGTTAGCGGTTGAGTTTCATCATAAATATCTCTTGTTTTCACACGATAcccattttctttctttctttttcctatcaatttggttgtctggaagagattacttttagtaacaaggccgccgattgtgctatttattttcttttcttttttgtaactctgtttctgtttgtgtgcaataaagagtattttatctttatcttttatctttataattttattataacaggaaaatgtaatttagttttttttggaatgtcaaaattatatcattgaatagaatattaaaattaataaatacttcCTTACAGGCTATAATAAAActgaatataattaaaaaaacattgatataaattaaataaatatgtttgtaCTAAACAGTTAACTTCTAAAACCAATAACTTTAATATGAGAATTGGCACCGTGATGGTGGGAGagtctctctctctcttccTATCCGGAGAACTCATTATCAGAAATTGAttgaatttataaattgatAGAAGTATTGTaaaaacattcataagtaCAGAAGATCAACCTGCTTGGTAATgcccaaaaaatacaatataaattaatctacctacctatttcctATACATATCGTTAAAAGTTCTCGAATTTTATATTGCTTTAACTTTAACCTTATTAATCCAATcatgtttcatattttatacctCGTTTCAGCTAAGATGATTCCTCTGACAGTTCACAATTTTCCGAATTACGCAGACATCGAAATCTTGCATTTCATTGGACTCTTACAATAAGTCGATCTAGACAAAATCGATAGAAactaattatgaatatttctaAAATCGTAAAACTCAAAACGACTCCTCGTCACAACGTCACAGGAATCATCAGCTGGAATATAATTTGACATGCAGGACTAGAAGAATAATGACCATAGTGAAATAGTAGCCTAATCACAAGTacagtaaaatttattaaatctaTCTGGCCTGTAGAACGGAACGCAAAACGCGCACGACAAGACATAAAAAAGATTTAACTCACGATCACTCTAAGGGACGTGCAATGTAAGTGAGTGTAAAAATATCACGTCTTGCGTCCCGTGCAACGGGGAATGAATCATTTATGCCCATAACAGCACCAAATCATTACCTAACGAATATCTAACAGtaaataattgaataaattaCTCTACTACTCGAGAACTAACTTACATACTACAGTCGCAGAAAACTGCCAATTTATTT
Protein-coding regions in this window:
- the LOC105391999 gene encoding protein bicaudal D isoform X1, which translates into the protein MAATAQTELAVAELKVEIERLSRELDQASSEKVQSAQLGLVLLQEKGELQRRCEELEALYENTRHDLEITQEALMKLDSNQKVTTQSGIDQENALLNESAAMESSLTLQIIELEGETKQLRHELERVVSERDRLLNESSELGADKATRESERAALRGELREARQREQRLLVDIADLEDENISLQKQVSALRSSQVEFEGLKHEVRQYREEAENARAAADETAALRRIAERQLAEALEALQAEREAKFAAKKELDAHLSREAAYNITNLAYSIRGMGEEGGDEEGSAGGSAELAMDHHADLFSEVHLHEITRLEKQLEQAHTENQQLSASMRGSQAAAEAAGAAAATLRAGLQRAASRCSALLQIQTATKNEEEQQKDGTISSKAARWLTWWQVSGTELSKLAALLAEVQAAMPPPDATAASIARAELAQLSDRLAEAEVKCAAFTADNQLLTTLAGGAGRALATAAPALSSAAETLAQIYHHVCAINGTQPQRLLLEHAGQTDVSGTEDRTAEDEALSLAAGELSGLRCAGAVARSADTLLDQLTHLRAQLDTALDSRHRHQPVMETEERGAEMAELQEQVIKLKSLLSTKREQIATLRTVLKSNKNTAEVALANLKSKYETEKTIVTETMLKLRNELRLLKEDAATFSSLRAMFAARCEEYVTQVDELTQALAGAEEEKKTLNQLLRLAVQQKLALTQRLEELEVDREMRTRRVPKAGGAPRSRPRDF